In a genomic window of Taeniopygia guttata chromosome 13, bTaeGut7.mat, whole genome shotgun sequence:
- the CNOT8 gene encoding CCR4-NOT transcription complex subunit 8 isoform X1, whose translation MPAALAENSQVICEVWANNLEEEMRKIREIVLSYSYIAMDTEFPGVVVRPIGEFRSSIDYQYQLLRCNVDLLKIIQLGLTFTNEKGEYPSGINTWQFNFKFNLTEDMYSQDSIDLLASSGLQFQKHEEEGIDTLHFAELLMTSGVVLSDSVKWLSFHSGYDFGYMVKLLTDSRLPEEEHEFFHILHLFFPSIYDVKYLMKGCRNLKGGLQEVADQLDLQRIGRQHQAGSDSLLTGMAFFRMKELFFKDTIDDAKYCGRLYGLGTGVPQKQNEDVDSAQEKMSILAIINNMQP comes from the exons atgccagcagctcttgCAGAAAACAGCCAGGTTATCTGTGAAGTATGGGCCAACAACCTGGAGGAAGAGATGAGGAAAATTCGGGAGATTGTTCTGAGTTACAGCTACATTGCCATG GACACGGAGTTCCCCGGAGTCGTTGTCAGGCCGATAGGTGAATTCCGCAGCTCCATAGATTATCAGTACCAGCTCCTTCGCTGTAACGTTGATCTGCTGAAAATCATCCAGCTGGGCCTGACTTTCACAAATGAGAAGGGGGAATACCCTTCTGGCATTAACACCTGGCAGTTCAACTTCAAATTCAACCTCAC ggaaGACATGTACTCTCAGGATTCCATAGACCTCCTTGCCAGTTCTGGGCTGCAGTTCCAGAAGCATGAAGAAGAAGGGATTGATACCTTGCATTTTGCTGAGTTGTTGATGACGTCGGGTGTTGTCCTCAGTGACAGTGTGAAATGGCTGTCCTTCCACAG tggttATGACTTTGGCTACATGGTGAAGTTGTTGACAGATTCCAGGTTACCAGAAGAGGAACAtgaattttttcatattttacacCTTTTCTTCCCATCCATCTATGATGTGAAGTACTTAATGAAGGGCTGCAGAAACCTCAAG GGTGGCCTTCAGGAAGTGGCAGATCAGCTGGATTTGCAACGGATTGGACGACAACACCAGGCAGGATCAGACTCTCTTCTCACAGGAATGGCATTTTTCAGAATGAAAGAG tTATTTTTTAAGGATACAATTGATGATGCAAAGTATTGCGGACGACTGTATGGCCTTGGCACAGGAGTGCCtcagaaacaaaatgaagaTGTGGACTCAGCCCAAGAGAAAATGAGCATTTTGGCCATTATCAACAACATGCAGCCGTGA
- the CNOT8 gene encoding CCR4-NOT transcription complex subunit 8 isoform X2, with the protein MTADRIHGGTQFSLLCQDTEFPGVVVRPIGEFRSSIDYQYQLLRCNVDLLKIIQLGLTFTNEKGEYPSGINTWQFNFKFNLTEDMYSQDSIDLLASSGLQFQKHEEEGIDTLHFAELLMTSGVVLSDSVKWLSFHSGYDFGYMVKLLTDSRLPEEEHEFFHILHLFFPSIYDVKYLMKGCRNLKGGLQEVADQLDLQRIGRQHQAGSDSLLTGMAFFRMKELFFKDTIDDAKYCGRLYGLGTGVPQKQNEDVDSAQEKMSILAIINNMQP; encoded by the exons ATGACTGCTGACAGAATCCATGGTGGAACTCAGTTTTCCCTTCTCTGCCAGGACACGGAGTTCCCCGGAGTCGTTGTCAGGCCGATAGGTGAATTCCGCAGCTCCATAGATTATCAGTACCAGCTCCTTCGCTGTAACGTTGATCTGCTGAAAATCATCCAGCTGGGCCTGACTTTCACAAATGAGAAGGGGGAATACCCTTCTGGCATTAACACCTGGCAGTTCAACTTCAAATTCAACCTCAC ggaaGACATGTACTCTCAGGATTCCATAGACCTCCTTGCCAGTTCTGGGCTGCAGTTCCAGAAGCATGAAGAAGAAGGGATTGATACCTTGCATTTTGCTGAGTTGTTGATGACGTCGGGTGTTGTCCTCAGTGACAGTGTGAAATGGCTGTCCTTCCACAG tggttATGACTTTGGCTACATGGTGAAGTTGTTGACAGATTCCAGGTTACCAGAAGAGGAACAtgaattttttcatattttacacCTTTTCTTCCCATCCATCTATGATGTGAAGTACTTAATGAAGGGCTGCAGAAACCTCAAG GGTGGCCTTCAGGAAGTGGCAGATCAGCTGGATTTGCAACGGATTGGACGACAACACCAGGCAGGATCAGACTCTCTTCTCACAGGAATGGCATTTTTCAGAATGAAAGAG tTATTTTTTAAGGATACAATTGATGATGCAAAGTATTGCGGACGACTGTATGGCCTTGGCACAGGAGTGCCtcagaaacaaaatgaagaTGTGGACTCAGCCCAAGAGAAAATGAGCATTTTGGCCATTATCAACAACATGCAGCCGTGA